Below is a window of bacterium DNA.
GGGTACCACTCCCCGCCGAATGGGACGTAAACTCGGACCCGGTATCCCTCCCGGCGGAGCCGGATCTGGAGGTCCCGCCGGATGCCGTAGAGCATCTGAAACTCAAACCGATCCTGGGCGATCCCATAGGTGGCGGCCACCTCCCGGGCCGCCGCAATGAGGCGTTCGTCGTGGGTGGCGATCGCCGGGTAGACGCCATCCCGCAGGAGCCGTTCGGTCAGCCGCGCAAACTCGGCATCGACGTCCCGCTTGTGTGGAAACGCGATCGACGGGGGCTCTGCATACGCGCCCTTCACCAGCCGGACCCGGACGCCCCGGGCGATCAACCGTTCTACATCCGCCTCGCTACGGCGAAGATAGGACTGAATCACGACGCCCACGTTCCGGTGTCCGGCCGTCCACAACCGCTCGAACAGGTGGAGGGTCCGCTCCGTGTAGGGGGATCCCTCCATGTCGATCCGGACGAAGGTCGCGCCGGCGCGGTCCAAGATCCGCGCGAGCAGCGTCTCACACAGCCCCTCGTCGAGATCCAGCCCGAGCTGGGTCAGCTTCAGGGACAGGTTGCTGTCGACCCGGGTCCGGTGCAGTTCGTCGAGGATGGCCGCGTAGGTCTCGGCACTCGCCGATGCCGCCGCCTGGGTGGCCGTGTTCTCACCGAGGAAGTCGAGGGTCGCGGCGAGGCCGGCGGCGTTTAGGGCCCGGATCGCCGAGATGGCCTCCTCCAGGCGCTCGCCCGCCACGAACCGCAGCGCCGCCCTCCTGAGGACGGCGTGCCGCAGGGCGAATTCCGCGAGACCCCGCTGCTGAGAGAGCGCCAGAAAGATCGGCCGCAGCATCAGGCCCGGCCGATTGTCGCTACGGGTAAATGCCCCGCGTCATCAACGCGTCGGCGACACGCCCGACCGCGCGGACGAGCGCGGCCGTTCGCAGCTCCACCTTACGCTCTTGGGACACCGCGAGCACCTCGCGGAAGCTGCGGACCATGATCCGTTCCAGGCGCTCGTTGATCTCCTCTTCGGTCCAGAAAAACGACTGCAGGTCCTGCACCCACTCAAAGTAGGACACCGTCACCCCGCCGGCGTTCGCGAGAATGTCGGGGATCACGAGCGCCTTGCGGTCGCGAAGGATCTGATCGGCCTCGGGCGTCGTCGGCCCGTTGGCGCCCTCCACGATGATGCGCGCCTTGACCCGCGAGGCATTCTTCCGGGTGATCTGCCCCTCGAGCGCGCTCGGCACCAGGATCTCGCACGGCAATTCGAGGACGTCCTCGTTGGTGATCGCGTCGCCCTTGCGGTACCCGCCCACCGTCCCCGTCTGTTCCTTGTGGCGAATGACATCGGTGGGATCGAGGCCCTTCTCGTTGTACACCCCGCCCCGGCTGTCGGTCACGGCGATGATCCGGCACCCCTGCTCGTGCAGCAACGACGCCGCGATGCTGCCGACGTTGCCGAATCCCTGCACGGCGATGCGGGCCCCTTGGAACGGCATCCCCAGGTGGCGGGCCGCCTCCCGGGCGACGATCATGACCCCGCGGCCCGTCGCTTCGATCCGCCCCTGCGAGCCGCCGATGGAGATCGGCTTGCCCGTCACGACCGCCGGCACCGAGTACCCGCGGTGCATGCTGTATGTGTCCATGATCCAGGCCATCACCTGCGGCGTGGTCCCGACATCCGGCGCGGGGATGTCGCTCTCGGGGCTGATGAACATGGAGATCTCGGTCGCGTACCGGCGGGTCAGGTGCTCCAGTTCTTCCTGCGAGAACTCTTTGGGGTTGCAGACCACCCCGCCCTTGGCGCCGCCGTACGGTAGTCCGACCACCGCGCACTTCCAGGTCATCAGCATCGCGAGCGCGCGGATCTCGTTGAGTGTGACGTCAGGATGATAGCGGATTCCCCCCTTCGTCGGGCCGAGCACCGTACTGTGGTGGATGCGGTATCCGGTGAACACGCGCACCGATCCGTCCTCGAGCTGGACGGGAAAGTTGACCGTCAGCTCCCGCTTGGGGTGGCTGAGGAACTCCCGGATCCCTCGTTTGAGGGACAGGAGATCGGCCGCCATGCCGAACTGCTCGAGCGCCACCTGCCAGGGATCGTCACGAGATATGGTCACCGCTTCCTTCGCCATCGCGCTGTCCTCCGTGTCTGCGTGATCTTCGAATCGTTGACCTCACTTGAGACGGGCGCGGAGCACCTCGATCGCCCGGCCCAGCTGCTGATCCTGAATCCGTCGAATGTCCTCGACCGACTTGCCTTCCAACCGGGCGCCGGCCGTCACGTCGGGCGTGAGCCCGACCTTGTGGATCGACCGTCCGGAGGGAGTCAGATACTTGAAGGTCGTGATCGCCGCGCCCGAGCCTCCGGGGAGCGGAAATACCGTCTGCACGACGCCTTTCCCGAACGTCTGCACCCCGACCAGCGTCGCCAGGTGGTCGTCCTGTAGGGCTCCGGCCACGATCTCGGAGGCGCTGGCCGTAAATTCATTCACGAGCACGACCACCGGCAGGTGCAGGCGCGCGGTCCCGTTGGCCTCCTCGCGCGTGCGCTTTCCGTCACGATCCACGGTGGACACGATCGTCCCGGTCGGGATGAACTCGTTGGCCACCCGCACCGCCGAATCGACGAGACCGCCTCCGTTGCTGCGAAGATCGACGATCAGTCCCCGCGGAGACTGACTGAGGGTCGTCGTCACGGCGCGCGTGAACTCATCGCCGGTGCGCTCATCGAAGGTGACGATTCGGAGATACGCCAGTTTGAGCGCCCGCAGCCGGTCCCGGACTGCCGTGTCCAGCACATCCTCACCGGACACGCTGGGGGCTTGGATCACGTCGCGGGTGATCGCGACCGCACGGGTCTCGCTCCCGCGGGTGACCTGCAGGTGGACGGTCGTGCCCCGGGGGCCGCGGATCAGTGAAACGGCGCGCTGCAGCGCCATATCGTGCGTGGGGCGCCCGTCGATCTGCACGATCCGATCCCCGGCCAGCAGTCCGGCCCGGGCCGCCGGCGTGCCGGGGATCGGGGAGACCACAATCACCTGGCCGTCTTTGAGGTCCATGATGATGCCGATCCCGGTGAACTGCCCGGAGAAGGCCGCTTCTTGAAATTCTTTGAACGCCTGGGGATCCATGAACCGCGTGTACGGATCATCGACCGCGCCGAGCATCCCCCGGGCGGCGCCATAGAGGAGTTGGGTGTCGTTCACCTGACGGTCGATGAACCGCGTCTCCACGAGCCGCTCGAGGTCGCGAAGCAACCCAAACGAGGCCGGGACGTTGTTGGCCCGCCGGAGAGCGGTCCCGTAGCCGGCGGCAAACACGGCCGCGATCAACACGACCACCCCGAGAGTACCGAGCACACGCCGGTTCATGCGAGACCTCCGCGATGTCCTAGTGCGCGAGAAACCGCCGGACCGCCAGCAGGCTGCCGCCGATCCCGATGAGGACGCCCCACAGCATCAACTTCCAGGCAAGGTCGCGGGCAACCTCCAGCGGGGAGAGCAGCGGCAGAAACGGCAGCGATCCGCCCGCCGTCCACGCCAGCCACGCATACACGCCGGTGATCAGGATGAGTGCCGCGCAGGCGGCCACCGCGCCGGTGATCGCCCCCTCGATGACAAACGGCCAGCGGATGAACCATCCGGTCGCGCCCACCAGCCGCATCACCTCGATTTCCATCCGTCGGGCGAAGACGGTGAGCCGGATGGTGTTCACGATGATAATCATGGCGACGAGCGCCAATCCGGCGCTGGCGACGAGGCCGGCAAGGCGGACGAGCCGGGTCACCGCCGTCAGTCGATCGATCGTCGGGCCGCCGTAGGACGCGTGCTCGACCTGGGGAAGCCGGCCGGCCGCCTCCGCAATCGCCTCCAAGCGCTCCGGGCGGTCGGCCGTGACCGCGAACGATGCCGGCAGCGGGTTGTGCGACAGGAACTCTTTGAGGTCGACCTTGCCTCCCAACCGCTGCTGGAACGAGGCGAGCGCATCCTCTTTCGAGACGAACGCGACCTCCGTCACCCCCGGGAGCCGGAGCAGCCGGGTCCGCACCGCGCCGACGTCACCGGGCCGGAGGCCCTCATGCAGATAGACAATCACTTCCAGTCTGTGTTCCACGCTCGCCGCCAGCAGGTCCAGCGTGCCGGCCACGATGAAGGCGGCCCCGAGCGCCGTGAGCGTGACCATCGTGATCGTCACCGCCGCCACGCTCATCAGCCCGTTGCGCCTGAACCCTTCCACGCCCTCCCGGAGAAAGTATGGCGTCCCGCGCGCGGGACGCGCCCGGCCGTCGACGCGAGGCGCCGATGCCGGGCGCACCACCCCCTCGGGCCTAGTGGCCGCCGGCATACAGCCCCCGGGCCTCGTCCCGGATCACCGCGCCGCGGTCGAGCGCGATCACCCGTTTCCTCAAGATGTCGACGATGGTCTTGTCGTGCGTGGTCACGATCACGGTCGTGCCGCGCAAATTGATCCGGGAGAGCAGCTGCACGATTTCCCACGAGGTGTCGGGATCGAGGTTCCCGGTCGGTTCATCCGCGACGAGCAGCGGCGGGCGATGCACCAGCGCCCGCGCGATGCTCACCCGTTGCTGCTCGCCCGCGGAGAGTTCCCTCGGGATCGCGCCCGCCCGCGCGGCGAGCCCCACGACCTCCAGGACCTCTCCGACGCGTGGGGCGATCTCCGACGGCGGGGCGCCGGTCACCTCCAGCGCGAACGCGACATTCTCCCAGGCCGTCTTGCGCGGCAGCAGCTTGAAGTCCTGAAACACCACGCCGACCCTGCGCCGGAGAAACGGCACCTGCCGAGCGGGCATCTGCGTCACATTCCGCCCCCCCACGAGCACCTGACCCGACGACGGCAGCTCTTCCCGGTAGACCATCTTGGTGAACGTGGACTTCCCCGTCCCCGTGGGCCCCACGATGAACACAAACTCCTCGGGCTCGATCCGCAGGGTCACATCTCGGAGCGCGCAGACGCCGTTCGGGTAGACTTTGCTCACCTGTCGAAACTCCACCATCGCCGCCTCACCGGACCGCGACGGCGGATGCCCGGCCGCTACCGGCTCGGGACCGCGAGATTCCATGATCGCAACATCGGATAGAGTTCTTCATGCGTCATGTCGAGCCGGAGCGGCGTGATCGAGATCCGGCCCTCGGTCACCGCCCGCGCGTCCGTCCCGGGATCGGACTCCCCGCCGTTTGGCGATCCGGTGAGCCAGTAATAGTCGCGGCCCCGGGGGTCCGACCGTTTCTCCAGCCGGCTCACGTACCGCCGAGAACTCTGCCGGGTGATCTCGACCCCCCGGATCTGTGCGGCAGGCAGGTTCGGCACGTTGACGTTCAAGAAGGTATCGCGCGGGAGCCCATGGCGTACGACCTCGCCGGCGAGCTGGGCCGCGAAGACGGCCGCGCCCTCCCAGCGGATGTCCGTGAAGGACGCCACGGAGATCGCGATCGCCGGGATCCCGAAGAGCGACGCCTCGACCGCCCCGGAGACCGTTCCCGAATAGATGAGATCCATCCCAAGATTTGCCCCGGCGTTGATCCCCGACACCACGACGTCGGGCGGAGTCCCCAGCAGATCGAGCACAGCCAGCACCACGCAATCCGCCGGTGTGCCGTTCGTCGACCAGGCGGGCACCGCGGTATCGCCGAGGGTCGTGCGCACCACCCGCAGCGGCTTGTGCAGGGTGATCGCATGGCTCGCCGCGCTGCGCTCGTGCTCCGGGGCGACGACGAAGGTGTCCGCGGCCGACCGCATGGCTCGGGCGAGCGCCAAGAGACCCGGGGAGCTCAACCCGTCGTCGTTCGTGAGCAGCACCCGCATCAGGCGTTCTCGCCGGAGGCGGCCAACCGATGCAGCGCGCTCGTGAACTCGCGGTACGCGGTCTCGTCGAACAACGCGAACAGGACCTCGTCGGGCCGGCCCGCGCGGGACAGGTGCGCGACGGTTTCTTCGAGCATGGCGGCTGCCGCCCGGTCGAGCGGAAAGCCTCCGACGCCGGTCCCGAGCGCAGGCAGCGCCACGCATTGGAGCCCGAGACGCTCCGCCAACCGCAGAGCGCTCCGGGTGGCCGCGCGGATATCCCGTTCACTGGTCACGAGATCCTGCCCCATCGTGACCGCATGGATCACATATCGGGCAGGGAGCCGCCCGGCGGCGGTCGCGACCGCTTCCCCGATCGGAATGGGCCCCTGGCGCACGGCGTCCTGCTCGATCTCCTCGCCGCCGCGCCGCTTGATCGCCCCCGCAACGCCGCCCCCCATCCAGAGATGATCGTTGGCGGCGTTCACCACCGCGTCGCAGGGGAGAGATGTGATATCGCCCTGCACGATCCGGACGCGTGCGCGCCCCACCGGATGCACAGCTAGGGAAGACTCGGGACTCATACGCGCCGCAGAGGACGGAGGACCGCGCTCGGCGGAGCGGTCAGTCTTGATCGCGCCACCAGTCGGGCGACACGTCCTTTTTCTTGTAGGTCTTGACCACCGGCCGCGTGCCGGCCTTCTCGCGGGCCACCCGCTTCCGGAGCTCTTCATATTCGTGCAGGTTGGTGAGGACCTTGAGGGCGTCCCAGATCGCTTCCTCGATCTGTTCGCCATCCTTCAATAGGAGCCCCACGAGCGGCTCGATCACGCGCTTGTCCCGCAGCTTGCTCAAGAGGCGGATCGCGAGCCGCTTGACGTCCGGATCATCGTCGGCGAGGTAGCGCAGCAGGTGCTCAAACGTCGCATCCCCCATCAACGCGAACAGCACCTTGAGGGAGAATCGCCGGACCTTGACGCTCGGGTTCTCCATCGCCGTATTGAGGACCGCGAGCACCTGCTCGCGGTTCTCCTGAGCGAACGCCTGCACCACCTCCACCGGGAGACCGACCTCGCGATCGCCCGCCGGCAACAGGAGCACCCCGCGCTCCTCGAGACGACCGATCGTGCCCACGACGGTCTCTTGAAGGCGGGGATCGCTCAAGAACACGCGCAGGATGGGTTCGGCAACCCGCTTGTCACCGATCCGCCCCAGAATGGTCAGCGACGTCAGGCGGACGTAATAGTTGTCGTCGCCGAGCACGGCCATGAGGGGATCGATGACCCGCGGCCCCATCTCGGTCAAGATCCGCCAAATCTGGGGGCCGATCCGCCGCCGCAGGTAGCGATCCTTGAACGCTTCCATGAGGAGGGGGACGGCCTCGGGACCGATCCGCGACAAGGCTTCCGTCGCCGCGGCGACGAGCGAGCGCTCGCGTCGGGCGAGCACCTTGATCAGCGCTTCGACCGCGCCGGCGTCGCGGAGCTCTCCGAGCCCCTTGACCGCCTGCAGGCAGACCTGCTCGGACCGATCGGCCAGCGCCGCCCGCATCGCTTCCATGGCTTTGGTGCCGCCGATCCGGCGTAGCGCCATGACCGCGCTCTTCCGAACATACTCATCCGGATCGCGCAGGGCCTCGCCGAGTGCGGCGACCGCGCGTTCATCCGCCAGTTTCCCCAACGCATGGGCCGCGTCGCTGCGCAAAGTGACATCGGCGCTCTTGAGCTCCTGCAGAAGCCGCTCAAGCTCGCGGTTGGAGGCCTGGGGATCTGCCTGAGATCCCGTGTTCGGCGCCGTGGTCATTGCCCGAGCTCCTCCGCTAATAGTAACACTCGTTCTCCGCCCTGGCGATGCTTTCCTTGATTAATTCTACATCGACCGCTATACTAATGTTGCGGAGGGCCCCATCAGGCCCAGCGGAGGGATGCACGAGGCCAGTGAAGGCCTCCAAGGTGAGCGCAACCGACACCGTCCGATTCGCGCATCGAAGCGAGGCGGAATTCGCAAAGATCCTCGATTTTTACGGGATCCGTTGGCAATACGAGCCCCGATCGTTTCCCCTGGAGTGGGACGACCGCGGTCGCGTGATCGAGAGCTTCAATCCGGATTTCTTTCTTCCCGAGTACGATCTGTTCATCGAGCTGACCACGCTGAAGCAGAGCCTCGTCACGCGCAAGAACCGTAAAGTGCGGCGCCTCCGAGAGCTGTACCCCGGAGTGAACATCAAGATTTTCTACGGCCGGGACTTCCGGCAGTTGCTGCTGAAGTACGGGATGCGTTCGGCCGCCGCGGCCCGGTGACGGGGACCGCGCAGGACATCGAGGAGATCCTTCTCCCTCGAGACCGGATCGCGGCCCGGGTCGCCGAACTTGGGCAGGAGATTACGCACGACTTCGCCGGGCGCTCTCCGCTGCTGATCTCGGTGCTCAAGGGGGCGGTATACTTCCTCACCGATCTCAGCCGCGAGATCGAGATCCCGCTCTCGCTGGATTTCATGGCGATCACGAGTTACGGGAGCGCGCGCGCGCAGAGCGGCGTCGTGCGGCTCATCAAAGACCTCGACATCGAGATCACCGGCCGCCATGTGCTGTTGGTGGAGGACGTCATCGACACGGGCCTCACCGCCGGGTACCTGTTGCGCCTCCTGCAGGCGCGCTCCCCGGCCAGCCTGCAGATCTGCACGCTGCTCGACCGTCCACGACGGCGCATCCTCGAAGCGCTCCCGATCGCCTACCGAGGGTTCGAGATCCCGGACCGGTTCGTCGTGGGGTACGGCCTGGACTACCAGGAGCGCTATCGCCATCTCCCGTTCATCGGCGTCCTCAAGGAGGTCGTGTTCCAAGACCTTCCTCCTCAGCCGGAATCGGCGTCGGGGGAGTCGACCTCGCGGGCCTGACGGACGGTGCCCCCGCCGAACCGCTCGTTGATCGCATCCTTGACCTGATCGACCCGCCCCTGCGCGTCCTCGTCGCCGAAGAGGGACACCTGCGTCAGGCCGGCGCGATCCAACCCAGACACGCTGATCCCAATCAGCCGCACCGGACGCGGCAGGGACCCGAGGCGGTCGAGAAGTCCCGCCGCCGCGCGCAACAGGGCGCCGCCGGAGTTCGTCGACGTCGGCAAGGTGAGGGCCCGCGTCAAGGTGTGGAAGTTTGAGTACCGCAACTTGAGCGTCACGGTCTTGCCTCGAAGGCCCTCCGCCCGGAGGGAACGAGCCACATCCTCGGCGAGCACACCGAGGGTCCGGACGAGAAGATCGCGGTCCCCGGTATCCTGATCGAACGTCGTCTCACGACCTACCGACTTGGTCTCGCGGGTCACGTCGACGGGACGGTCGTCCGACCCCCGGCTCAATTGCGCCAGGTGCTCGGCGGCAAACCCGAGCGCGGCGCGCAGCACGGACGTGGGCGTGCGCTGGAGGTCTCCCACGGTGGTGACCCCCAGTCCCCGGAGCCGCTGATGCGTCTGCGCGCCCACTCCCCACAGGACGGTCACGGGCAAGGGGGCGAGCACGGCGATCGCCTCGTCGGCGCGGATCTCGCGGAGTCCATCGGGCTTCGCGAGCTCGGATCCCAGTTTAGCGAGGAACTTGTTGGGCGCCATGCCCACGGAGACCGGCAGGTGGAGCGTCTCACCGATCCGGGCCTTGATCGCGCGGGCGATCTCGAGCGGAGCGGCCCCGCTGCTCTGCCCGGGTGCCGGGCACCCGGTGAGATCGAGGAACGCCTCATCAATCGACACTGCCTCGACCTGCGGCGTGAACGTGTCGAGCAGCTCGAACAACTCAGTGGACACGGCGCGGTACTTCTGCATATCGACGGGCAGGAAGACCGCCTGAGGACATCGCTCAAAGGCTTCGCCGACCGGCATCGCCGACCGGATGCCGTACCGGCGGGCCTCATA
It encodes the following:
- the dinB gene encoding DNA polymerase IV, which encodes MENRLVVHVDMDAFYASIEARDSPQYRGLPVVVGAAPGRRGVVAAASYEARRYGIRSAMPVGEAFERCPQAVFLPVDMQKYRAVSTELFELLDTFTPQVEAVSIDEAFLDLTGCPAPGQSSGAAPLEIARAIKARIGETLHLPVSVGMAPNKFLAKLGSELAKPDGLREIRADEAIAVLAPLPVTVLWGVGAQTHQRLRGLGVTTVGDLQRTPTSVLRAALGFAAEHLAQLSRGSDDRPVDVTRETKSVGRETTFDQDTGDRDLLVRTLGVLAEDVARSLRAEGLRGKTVTLKLRYSNFHTLTRALTLPTSTNSGGALLRAAAGLLDRLGSLPRPVRLIGISVSGLDRAGLTQVSLFGDEDAQGRVDQVKDAINERFGGGTVRQAREVDSPDADSG
- the hpt gene encoding hypoxanthine phosphoribosyltransferase, coding for MTGTAQDIEEILLPRDRIAARVAELGQEITHDFAGRSPLLISVLKGAVYFLTDLSREIEIPLSLDFMAITSYGSARAQSGVVRLIKDLDIEITGRHVLLVEDVIDTGLTAGYLLRLLQARSPASLQICTLLDRPRRRILEALPIAYRGFEIPDRFVVGYGLDYQERYRHLPFIGVLKEVVFQDLPPQPESASGESTSRA
- a CDS encoding macro domain-containing protein — translated: MGRARVRIVQGDITSLPCDAVVNAANDHLWMGGGVAGAIKRRGGEEIEQDAVRQGPIPIGEAVATAAGRLPARYVIHAVTMGQDLVTSERDIRAATRSALRLAERLGLQCVALPALGTGVGGFPLDRAAAAMLEETVAHLSRAGRPDEVLFALFDETAYREFTSALHRLAASGENA
- a CDS encoding HEAT repeat domain-containing protein yields the protein MTTAPNTGSQADPQASNRELERLLQELKSADVTLRSDAAHALGKLADERAVAALGEALRDPDEYVRKSAVMALRRIGGTKAMEAMRAALADRSEQVCLQAVKGLGELRDAGAVEALIKVLARRERSLVAAATEALSRIGPEAVPLLMEAFKDRYLRRRIGPQIWRILTEMGPRVIDPLMAVLGDDNYYVRLTSLTILGRIGDKRVAEPILRVFLSDPRLQETVVGTIGRLEERGVLLLPAGDREVGLPVEVVQAFAQENREQVLAVLNTAMENPSVKVRRFSLKVLFALMGDATFEHLLRYLADDDPDVKRLAIRLLSKLRDKRVIEPLVGLLLKDGEQIEEAIWDALKVLTNLHEYEELRKRVAREKAGTRPVVKTYKKKDVSPDWWRDQD
- the ftsX gene encoding permease-like cell division protein FtsX, producing the protein MRPASAPRVDGRARPARGTPYFLREGVEGFRRNGLMSVAAVTITMVTLTALGAAFIVAGTLDLLAASVEHRLEVIVYLHEGLRPGDVGAVRTRLLRLPGVTEVAFVSKEDALASFQQRLGGKVDLKEFLSHNPLPASFAVTADRPERLEAIAEAAGRLPQVEHASYGGPTIDRLTAVTRLVRLAGLVASAGLALVAMIIIVNTIRLTVFARRMEIEVMRLVGATGWFIRWPFVIEGAITGAVAACAALILITGVYAWLAWTAGGSLPFLPLLSPLEVARDLAWKLMLWGVLIGIGGSLLAVRRFLAH
- a CDS encoding S41 family peptidase, whose amino-acid sequence is MNRRVLGTLGVVVLIAAVFAAGYGTALRRANNVPASFGLLRDLERLVETRFIDRQVNDTQLLYGAARGMLGAVDDPYTRFMDPQAFKEFQEAAFSGQFTGIGIIMDLKDGQVIVVSPIPGTPAARAGLLAGDRIVQIDGRPTHDMALQRAVSLIRGPRGTTVHLQVTRGSETRAVAITRDVIQAPSVSGEDVLDTAVRDRLRALKLAYLRIVTFDERTGDEFTRAVTTTLSQSPRGLIVDLRSNGGGLVDSAVRVANEFIPTGTIVSTVDRDGKRTREEANGTARLHLPVVVLVNEFTASASEIVAGALQDDHLATLVGVQTFGKGVVQTVFPLPGGSGAAITTFKYLTPSGRSIHKVGLTPDVTAGARLEGKSVEDIRRIQDQQLGRAIEVLRARLK
- the surE gene encoding 5'/3'-nucleotidase SurE, with protein sequence MRVLLTNDDGLSSPGLLALARAMRSAADTFVVAPEHERSAASHAITLHKPLRVVRTTLGDTAVPAWSTNGTPADCVVLAVLDLLGTPPDVVVSGINAGANLGMDLIYSGTVSGAVEASLFGIPAIAISVASFTDIRWEGAAVFAAQLAGEVVRHGLPRDTFLNVNVPNLPAAQIRGVEITRQSSRRYVSRLEKRSDPRGRDYYWLTGSPNGGESDPGTDARAVTEGRISITPLRLDMTHEELYPMLRSWNLAVPSR
- a CDS encoding Glu/Leu/Phe/Val dehydrogenase produces the protein MAKEAVTISRDDPWQVALEQFGMAADLLSLKRGIREFLSHPKRELTVNFPVQLEDGSVRVFTGYRIHHSTVLGPTKGGIRYHPDVTLNEIRALAMLMTWKCAVVGLPYGGAKGGVVCNPKEFSQEELEHLTRRYATEISMFISPESDIPAPDVGTTPQVMAWIMDTYSMHRGYSVPAVVTGKPISIGGSQGRIEATGRGVMIVAREAARHLGMPFQGARIAVQGFGNVGSIAASLLHEQGCRIIAVTDSRGGVYNEKGLDPTDVIRHKEQTGTVGGYRKGDAITNEDVLELPCEILVPSALEGQITRKNASRVKARIIVEGANGPTTPEADQILRDRKALVIPDILANAGGVTVSYFEWVQDLQSFFWTEEEINERLERIMVRSFREVLAVSQERKVELRTAALVRAVGRVADALMTRGIYP
- the ftsE gene encoding cell division ATP-binding protein FtsE; protein product: MVEFRQVSKVYPNGVCALRDVTLRIEPEEFVFIVGPTGTGKSTFTKMVYREELPSSGQVLVGGRNVTQMPARQVPFLRRRVGVVFQDFKLLPRKTAWENVAFALEVTGAPPSEIAPRVGEVLEVVGLAARAGAIPRELSAGEQQRVSIARALVHRPPLLVADEPTGNLDPDTSWEIVQLLSRINLRGTTVIVTTHDKTIVDILRKRVIALDRGAVIRDEARGLYAGGH
- a CDS encoding proline dehydrogenase family protein, whose protein sequence is MLRPIFLALSQQRGLAEFALRHAVLRRAALRFVAGERLEEAISAIRALNAAGLAATLDFLGENTATQAAASASAETYAAILDELHRTRVDSNLSLKLTQLGLDLDEGLCETLLARILDRAGATFVRIDMEGSPYTERTLHLFERLWTAGHRNVGVVIQSYLRRSEADVERLIARGVRVRLVKGAYAEPPSIAFPHKRDVDAEFARLTERLLRDGVYPAIATHDERLIAAAREVAATYGIAQDRFEFQMLYGIRRDLQIRLRREGYRVRVYVPFGGEWYPYFMRRLAERPANVIFVVGSLLRERGGGGAVAGRVA